Proteins from a genomic interval of Zingiber officinale cultivar Zhangliang chromosome 2A, Zo_v1.1, whole genome shotgun sequence:
- the LOC122040048 gene encoding protein NRT1/ PTR FAMILY 4.3-like, producing MAAVDEKSMAMEVDEAGASGEHAPPQSSWRLRKGGYRATMFVFVMSGLDSVGFVANMVGLVIYFIVVLHFDLAEASTTLTNFMGATFLISLLGGFISDTYMTRLNTVLVFGIFEILGYGLLTVQAHKSSLRPPATCFTCPLRGGNLRLFETTLCLLAVGFGGTRGALPALGADQFDKSNPKEARQLTSYFNWLLLSVTVGASIGVTFIVWLSTEKNRWALAFFICMVLTVAGFICLAAGKPFYRVRVPGDSPMLKLIQVVIVSIRNRKLPLPDNADELYEMDEKDQSKIKHEEVLDHTSQLRFFDKAAVLAAGTSPEPWKVCPVTQVEELKIIIRMLPILASTVVMNTCLAQLQTFSVEQGRMMDLSLGHSFKVPPASIPVIPLVFMSFLLPLYNMLFVPFVRRFTGRPSGISHLQRVGIGLVLSAASMAIAAVVEVKRRNAFVHHNEQISLFWLSFQYGIFGIADMFTLVGLMEFFYSEAPTGMRSLSTSLSYLSLSLGYFLNTVLVQAINAVTARLARSHRGWIEGTDLNIINLDLFYWFLSILSCLNFGVYLLCATWYKYRRDYKINGTDDQLKQLQQSQNDPDDQLKQLQQSHNDPDDQLKQLQQSQNDPDDQPRT from the exons ATGGCAGCAGTCGAT GAGAAGAGCATGGCGATGGAGGTAGACGAGGCCGGTGCCAGCGGCGAACACGCTCCTCCCCAATCATCGTGGCGGCTGAGGAAAGGCGGTTACAGAGCCACCATGTTCGTATTTG TGATGTCGGGATTGGACAGCGTGGGATTCGTTGCGAACATGGTGGGCTTGGTCATCTACTTCATTGTGGTGTTGCACTTCGACTTGGCGGAGGCTTCCACCACGCTCACCAACTTTATGGGTGCAACTTTCCTCATCTCCTTGCTGGGAGGTTTCATCTCTGATACCTACATGACCCGCCTCAATACGGTTCTCGTCTTCGGAATTTTTGAAATACTG GGTTATGGGCTTTTAACCGTACAAGCCCACAAAAGCAGTTTGCGGCCGCCAGCCACGTGCTTTACGTGCCCGCTCAGGGGCGGCAACTTGCGGCTGTTCGAGACGACGTTGTGCCTGCTCGCTGTGGGCTTCGGCGGCACGCGCGGGGCGTTGCCGGCGCTGGGCGCCGACCAGTTCGACAAGAGCAACCCCAAGGAAGCACGTCAACTCACCAGCTACTTCAATTGGCTCCTCCTCAGTGTCACTGTCGGTGCTAGCATCGGCGTCACGTTCATCGTCTGGCTCAGCACCGAGAAGAACCGCTGGGCCTTGGCGTTCTTCATTTGCATGGTCCTCACCGTCGCCGGTTTTATATGCCTCGCCGCAGGGAAGCCTTTCTACCGCGTCCGGGTACCCGGAGACAGCCCAATGCTGAAGCTTATTCAG GTTGTCATCGTTTCCATTAGAAATCGGAAATTACCACTGCCGGACAATGCAGATGAACTATATGAGATGGATGAGAAAGACCAGAGCAAGATTAAGCATGAAGAAGTTCTGGATCACACGAGTCAGttgag GTTCTTCGACAAGGCCGCAGTGTTGGCTGCAGGGACTAGCCCGGAGCCATGGAAGGTGTGCCCCGTTACCCAAGTCGAGGAGCTTAAGATCATCATCCGCATGCTCCCGATCCTAGCGAGCACGGTCGTGATGAACACCTGCCTGGCGCAATTGCAGACCTTCTCGGTGGAGCAGGGTCGAATGATGGACCTCAGCCTTGGTCATTCCTTCAAGGTCCCCCCTGCCTCCATCCCGGTCATCCCGCTCGTCTTCATgtctttccttctccccctctaCAACATGCTCTTTGTCCCCTTCGTCCGTCGCTTCACCGGCCGCCCCTCCGGCATCTCCCACCTCCAGCGCGTGGGAATCGGCCTCGTCCTCTCCGCCGCCTCCATGGCCATAGCCGCCGTCGTCGAGGTCAAGCGGCGTAACGCCTTCGTCCATCACAACGAGCAGATCAGCCTCTTCTGGCTCTCCTTCCAGTATGGTATTTTTGGTATCGCAGACATGTTCACGCTAGTCGGGCTCATGGAGTTCTTCTACAGCGAGGCGCCTACCGGGATGCGGTCCCTCTCCACCTCCCTCTCctatctctccctctccctcggCTACTTCCTCAACACGGTGTTGGTGCAGGCCATCAACGCCGTCACCGCCCGCCTCGCCCGCAGCCACCGTGGATGGATCGAGGGAACCGATCTTAATATCATAAACCTCGACTTGTTCTACTGGTTCCTCTCCATTCTCAGCTGCCTAAACTTTGGGGTATATCTCCTATGTGCCACGTGGTACAAGTACAGGCGAGATTACAAGATCAATGGTACTGATGATCAACTGAAACAACTGCAGCAATCACAAAATGATCCCGATGATCAACTGAAACAACTGCAGCAATCACACAATGATCCCGATGATCAACTGAAACAACTGCAGCAATCACAAAATGATCCTGATGATCAACCTCGGACCTGA